A genomic segment from Thamnophis elegans isolate rThaEle1 chromosome 3, rThaEle1.pri, whole genome shotgun sequence encodes:
- the POC5 gene encoding centrosomal protein POC5 isoform X1, translating to MSSSEEKSASPVLPKDSDRGSSVSSDLQDEYEELLRYAVVTPKFEPSGLRQSDHMEDHQIPAGKRPGMSDYRHESAGVKWRCHGRTPELAAASRTTRIEVSASVKEAAHMDMERLCPIRSEETTSPGSSSSQRDLHGPCVTDISLSDDRVTHIESILDLWSGSLKTNVLTELRKWKLHFIEHHTLEMRQEREKHAADVRQLTNQMENLKELLHTYEISLGRKDEVIANLTHAIEKQKDRIELMKKFTKWRLQHFLNQQRAREQLCANRLADQLYKLGLLRKVWVIWRSSFNTKCKETMEKAVQSSVEAMRAALTNEYESKLQTVTSSLEEARSEIIELQNQRQDYEDVMKKAFMRGVCALNLEAMSMFQSKDFKLDQVGSQPGPSVRSSIFRQQQEQVNSEVRSQLQPGLSTRSSTFRQQQEQVDSDGPSTRSSIFRQQQEQVNGEVRNQHTPGPSNKPSMFRQQQEQVNDEVRNPFLPGPSVKSSIFQQQEQGDGEVRNQLHPIPSNRPSVFRQQQEKVDGEVRNQLHPVPSNRPSVFRQQQEKVNGEVRNPLQPAPSVRSSILQEQEQVIGEVRNPLHPVPSVRSSIFQEQEQEQVVGEVRNQHTPGPSNRPSMFRQQQEQVNDEARNQLQPVPSVRSSIFQQQEQGDGEVVDLPEKRAESGAGTGGPTAKFSSFQPMPSMSSLPQPPPHFAPTIAGSAPAEDLFSSHQGHAVTSQTRLDSAAAITCGAATGSGAKCIAKLPMTRVVTSAQQKPGRTVTAKITGRSDFSGKNRICSNLDVLGVSPPMNSVVVEKHHPVTQQTISQAVAAKYPRTMHQSSNAIGVRHLGHNGKTPVQSHNNIQSIKVVE from the exons GATGAATATGAAGAGTTGCTTCGTTATGCAGTAGTTACCCCTAAGTTTGAGCCAAGTGGATTAAGACAATCAGATCATATGGAGGATCATCAGATACCTGCAG GAAAGAGGCCAGGAATGAGTGACTACAGGCATGAAAGTGCAGGAGTGAAATGGAGGTGCCATGGAAGAACCCCAGAACTTGCAGCAGCTAGTCGAACAACAAGGATAGAAG tttCAGCGTCCGTAAAGGAGGCAGCTCATATGGATATGGAAAGACTTTGCCCAATCCGTTCAGAAGAAACTACTTCACCAGGGTCCTCATCTAGTCAAAGAGATCTTCATGGTCCATGCGTAACTGACATAAGCCTTTCAGATGATAGAGTGACCCACATAGAGAGCATTCTTGATCTGTGGAGTGGCAGCCTTAAA ACTAATGTTTTGACTGAGCTGAGGAAATGGAAACTTCATTTTATTGAACATCATACCTTAGAGATGAGACAAGAAAGAGAAAAGCATGCAGCCGATGTGAGACAATTGACTAATCAGATGGAGAACTTGAAGGAATTGCTACATACATATGAAATTTCCTTAGGAAGAAAGGATGAG gtAATTGCAAATCTAACACATGCAATTGAGAAACAAAAGGACAGGATAGAGTTAATGAAAAAATTCACAAAATGGCGACTTCAGCATTTTTTGAACCAACAAAGGGCCAGAGAACAG TTGTGCGCAAACAGACTGGCTGATCAGCTGTATAAATTAGGCTTGTTGAGGAAAGTCTGGGTGATTTGGCGATCCAGCTTTAATACAAAATGTAAAGAAACCATGGAAAAGGCTGTTCAGTCAAGTGTGGAAGCTATGCGTGCTGCACTCACCAATGAGTATGAATCCAAACTTCAAACG GTAACTAGTTCACTTGAGGAGGCCAGATCTGAAATTATTGAATTGCAGAACCAGAGACAAGATTATGAAGATGTCATGAAGAAGGCTTTCATGCGGGGTGTCTGTGCACTGAATTTAGAGGCAATGAGCATGTTTCAGAGCAAAGATTTCAAACTTGACCAGG ttgGAAGTCAGCCTGGCCCATCAGTTAGATCAAGCATATTTCGTCAGCAGCAGGAGCAAGTAAACAGTGAAG tgcGAAGTCAGCTTCAGCCTGGCCTATCAACCAGATCCAGCACGTTTCGTCAGCAGCAGGAGCAAGTAGACAGTGACG GCCCATCAACCAGATCGAGCATATTTCGTCAGCAGCAGGAACAAGTAAACGGTGAAG TGAGAAATCAGCATACTCCTGGCCCGTCAAACAAACCGAGCATGTTTCGTCAGCAGCAGGAGCAAGTAAATGATGAAG tgcGAAATCCGTTCCTGCCTGGCCCATCAGTTAAATCAAGCATATTTCAGCAGCAGGAGCAAGGAGACGGGGAAG TGAGAAATCAGCTTCATCCTATCCCATCAAACAGACCGAGCGTGTTTCGTCAGCAGCAGGAGAAAGTAGACGGTGAAG TGAGAAATCAGCTTCATCCTGTCCCATCAAACAGACCGAGCGTGTTTCGTCAGCAGCAGGAGAAAGTAAACGGTGAAG tgaGAAATCCTCTTCAGCCTGCCCCATCAGTTAGATCAAGCATATTGCAGGAGCAGGAGCAAGTAATCGGTGAAG tgaGAAATCCTCTTCATCCTGTCCCATCAGTTAGATCAAGCATATttcaggagcaggagcaggagcaagTAGTCGGTGAAG tgaGAAATCAGCATACTCCTGGCCCATCAAACAGACCGAGCATGTTTCGTCAGCAGCAGGAGCAAGTAAATGATGAAG cacGAAATCAGCTTCAGCCTGTCCCATCAGTTAGATCAAGCATATTTCAGCAGCAGGAGCAAGGAGACGGTGAAG TAGTTGATCTACCAGAAAAAAGAGCAGAATCTGGTGCTGGCACTGGTGGACCTACAGCAAAATTTTCTTCATTTCAGCCTATGCCATCAATGTCCTCACTGCCACAACCACCACCTCATTTTGCTCCAACGATAGCTGGGTCTGCTCCTGCAGAAGATCTG TTTTCTTCTCACCAAGGCCATGCTGTAACATCCCAAACCAGATTAGACTCTGCTGCTGCAATAACCTGCGGTGCTGCGACAGGATCAGGCGCAAAGTGCATTGcaaaactg CCCATGACGAGGGTGGTGACATCTGCTCAACAAAAGCCTGGAAGGACAGTCACTGCGAAAATCACCGGTCGTTCAGATTTTTCAGGAAAGAATCGTATTTGCAGTAACTTAGATGTCTTGGGTGTTTCGCCTCCCATGAATTCTGTTGTGGTGGAGAAACATCATCCTGTCACTCAG
- the POC5 gene encoding centrosomal protein POC5 isoform X2, whose translation MSSSEEKSASPVLPKDSDRGSSVSSDLQDEYEELLRYAVVTPKFEPSGLRQSDHMEDHQIPAGKRPGMSDYRHESAGVKWRCHGRTPELAAASRTTRIEVSASVKEAAHMDMERLCPIRSEETTSPGSSSSQRDLHGPCVTDISLSDDRVTHIESILDLWSGSLKTNVLTELRKWKLHFIEHHTLEMRQEREKHAADVRQLTNQMENLKELLHTYEISLGRKDEVIANLTHAIEKQKDRIELMKKFTKWRLQHFLNQQRAREQLCANRLADQLYKLGLLRKVWVIWRSSFNTKCKETMEKAVQSSVEAMRAALTNEYESKLQTVTSSLEEARSEIIELQNQRQDYEDVMKKAFMRGVCALNLEAMSMFQSKDFKLDQVGSQPGPSVRSSIFRQQQEQVNSEVRSQLQPGLSTRSSTFRQQQEQVDSDGPSTRSSIFRQQQEQVNGEVRNQHTPGPSNKPSMFRQQQEQVNDEVRNPFLPGPSVKSSIFQQQEQGDGEVRNQLHPIPSNRPSVFRQQQEKVDGEVRNQLHPVPSNRPSVFRQQQEKVNGEVRNPLQPAPSVRSSILQEQEQVIGEVRNPLHPVPSVRSSIFQEQEQEQVVGEVRNQHTPGPSNRPSMFRQQQEQVNDEARNQLQPVPSVRSSIFQQQEQGDGEVDLPEKRAESGAGTGGPTAKFSSFQPMPSMSSLPQPPPHFAPTIAGSAPAEDLFSSHQGHAVTSQTRLDSAAAITCGAATGSGAKCIAKLPMTRVVTSAQQKPGRTVTAKITGRSDFSGKNRICSNLDVLGVSPPMNSVVVEKHHPVTQQTISQAVAAKYPRTMHQSSNAIGVRHLGHNGKTPVQSHNNIQSIKVVE comes from the exons GATGAATATGAAGAGTTGCTTCGTTATGCAGTAGTTACCCCTAAGTTTGAGCCAAGTGGATTAAGACAATCAGATCATATGGAGGATCATCAGATACCTGCAG GAAAGAGGCCAGGAATGAGTGACTACAGGCATGAAAGTGCAGGAGTGAAATGGAGGTGCCATGGAAGAACCCCAGAACTTGCAGCAGCTAGTCGAACAACAAGGATAGAAG tttCAGCGTCCGTAAAGGAGGCAGCTCATATGGATATGGAAAGACTTTGCCCAATCCGTTCAGAAGAAACTACTTCACCAGGGTCCTCATCTAGTCAAAGAGATCTTCATGGTCCATGCGTAACTGACATAAGCCTTTCAGATGATAGAGTGACCCACATAGAGAGCATTCTTGATCTGTGGAGTGGCAGCCTTAAA ACTAATGTTTTGACTGAGCTGAGGAAATGGAAACTTCATTTTATTGAACATCATACCTTAGAGATGAGACAAGAAAGAGAAAAGCATGCAGCCGATGTGAGACAATTGACTAATCAGATGGAGAACTTGAAGGAATTGCTACATACATATGAAATTTCCTTAGGAAGAAAGGATGAG gtAATTGCAAATCTAACACATGCAATTGAGAAACAAAAGGACAGGATAGAGTTAATGAAAAAATTCACAAAATGGCGACTTCAGCATTTTTTGAACCAACAAAGGGCCAGAGAACAG TTGTGCGCAAACAGACTGGCTGATCAGCTGTATAAATTAGGCTTGTTGAGGAAAGTCTGGGTGATTTGGCGATCCAGCTTTAATACAAAATGTAAAGAAACCATGGAAAAGGCTGTTCAGTCAAGTGTGGAAGCTATGCGTGCTGCACTCACCAATGAGTATGAATCCAAACTTCAAACG GTAACTAGTTCACTTGAGGAGGCCAGATCTGAAATTATTGAATTGCAGAACCAGAGACAAGATTATGAAGATGTCATGAAGAAGGCTTTCATGCGGGGTGTCTGTGCACTGAATTTAGAGGCAATGAGCATGTTTCAGAGCAAAGATTTCAAACTTGACCAGG ttgGAAGTCAGCCTGGCCCATCAGTTAGATCAAGCATATTTCGTCAGCAGCAGGAGCAAGTAAACAGTGAAG tgcGAAGTCAGCTTCAGCCTGGCCTATCAACCAGATCCAGCACGTTTCGTCAGCAGCAGGAGCAAGTAGACAGTGACG GCCCATCAACCAGATCGAGCATATTTCGTCAGCAGCAGGAACAAGTAAACGGTGAAG TGAGAAATCAGCATACTCCTGGCCCGTCAAACAAACCGAGCATGTTTCGTCAGCAGCAGGAGCAAGTAAATGATGAAG tgcGAAATCCGTTCCTGCCTGGCCCATCAGTTAAATCAAGCATATTTCAGCAGCAGGAGCAAGGAGACGGGGAAG TGAGAAATCAGCTTCATCCTATCCCATCAAACAGACCGAGCGTGTTTCGTCAGCAGCAGGAGAAAGTAGACGGTGAAG TGAGAAATCAGCTTCATCCTGTCCCATCAAACAGACCGAGCGTGTTTCGTCAGCAGCAGGAGAAAGTAAACGGTGAAG tgaGAAATCCTCTTCAGCCTGCCCCATCAGTTAGATCAAGCATATTGCAGGAGCAGGAGCAAGTAATCGGTGAAG tgaGAAATCCTCTTCATCCTGTCCCATCAGTTAGATCAAGCATATttcaggagcaggagcaggagcaagTAGTCGGTGAAG tgaGAAATCAGCATACTCCTGGCCCATCAAACAGACCGAGCATGTTTCGTCAGCAGCAGGAGCAAGTAAATGATGAAG cacGAAATCAGCTTCAGCCTGTCCCATCAGTTAGATCAAGCATATTTCAGCAGCAGGAGCAAGGAGACGGTGAAG TTGATCTACCAGAAAAAAGAGCAGAATCTGGTGCTGGCACTGGTGGACCTACAGCAAAATTTTCTTCATTTCAGCCTATGCCATCAATGTCCTCACTGCCACAACCACCACCTCATTTTGCTCCAACGATAGCTGGGTCTGCTCCTGCAGAAGATCTG TTTTCTTCTCACCAAGGCCATGCTGTAACATCCCAAACCAGATTAGACTCTGCTGCTGCAATAACCTGCGGTGCTGCGACAGGATCAGGCGCAAAGTGCATTGcaaaactg CCCATGACGAGGGTGGTGACATCTGCTCAACAAAAGCCTGGAAGGACAGTCACTGCGAAAATCACCGGTCGTTCAGATTTTTCAGGAAAGAATCGTATTTGCAGTAACTTAGATGTCTTGGGTGTTTCGCCTCCCATGAATTCTGTTGTGGTGGAGAAACATCATCCTGTCACTCAG
- the POC5 gene encoding centrosomal protein POC5 isoform X4, with protein sequence MSSSEEKSASPVLPKDSDRGSSVSSDLQDEYEELLRYAVVTPKFEPSGLRQSDHMEDHQIPAGKRPGMSDYRHESAGVKWRCHGRTPELAAASRTTRIEVSASVKEAAHMDMERLCPIRSEETTSPGSSSSQRDLHGPCVTDISLSDDRVTHIESILDLWSGSLKTNVLTELRKWKLHFIEHHTLEMRQEREKHAADVRQLTNQMENLKELLHTYEISLGRKDEVIANLTHAIEKQKDRIELMKKFTKWRLQHFLNQQRAREQLCANRLADQLYKLGLLRKVWVIWRSSFNTKCKETMEKAVQSSVEAMRAALTNEYESKLQTVTSSLEEARSEIIELQNQRQDYEDVMKKAFMRGVCALNLEAMSMFQSKDFKLDQVGSQPGPSVRSSIFRQQQEQVNSEVRSQLQPGLSTRSSTFRQQQEQVDSDGPSTRSSIFRQQQEQVNGEVRNQHTPGPSNKPSMFRQQQEQVNDEVRNPFLPGPSVKSSIFQQQEQGDGEVRNQLHPIPSNRPSVFRQQQEKVDGEVRNQLHPVPSNRPSVFRQQQEKVNGEVRNPLQPAPSVRSSILQEQEQVIGEVRNPLHPVPSVRSSIFQEQEQEQVVGEVRNQHTPGPSNRPSMFRQQQEQVNDEVVDLPEKRAESGAGTGGPTAKFSSFQPMPSMSSLPQPPPHFAPTIAGSAPAEDLFSSHQGHAVTSQTRLDSAAAITCGAATGSGAKCIAKLPMTRVVTSAQQKPGRTVTAKITGRSDFSGKNRICSNLDVLGVSPPMNSVVVEKHHPVTQQTISQAVAAKYPRTMHQSSNAIGVRHLGHNGKTPVQSHNNIQSIKVVE encoded by the exons GATGAATATGAAGAGTTGCTTCGTTATGCAGTAGTTACCCCTAAGTTTGAGCCAAGTGGATTAAGACAATCAGATCATATGGAGGATCATCAGATACCTGCAG GAAAGAGGCCAGGAATGAGTGACTACAGGCATGAAAGTGCAGGAGTGAAATGGAGGTGCCATGGAAGAACCCCAGAACTTGCAGCAGCTAGTCGAACAACAAGGATAGAAG tttCAGCGTCCGTAAAGGAGGCAGCTCATATGGATATGGAAAGACTTTGCCCAATCCGTTCAGAAGAAACTACTTCACCAGGGTCCTCATCTAGTCAAAGAGATCTTCATGGTCCATGCGTAACTGACATAAGCCTTTCAGATGATAGAGTGACCCACATAGAGAGCATTCTTGATCTGTGGAGTGGCAGCCTTAAA ACTAATGTTTTGACTGAGCTGAGGAAATGGAAACTTCATTTTATTGAACATCATACCTTAGAGATGAGACAAGAAAGAGAAAAGCATGCAGCCGATGTGAGACAATTGACTAATCAGATGGAGAACTTGAAGGAATTGCTACATACATATGAAATTTCCTTAGGAAGAAAGGATGAG gtAATTGCAAATCTAACACATGCAATTGAGAAACAAAAGGACAGGATAGAGTTAATGAAAAAATTCACAAAATGGCGACTTCAGCATTTTTTGAACCAACAAAGGGCCAGAGAACAG TTGTGCGCAAACAGACTGGCTGATCAGCTGTATAAATTAGGCTTGTTGAGGAAAGTCTGGGTGATTTGGCGATCCAGCTTTAATACAAAATGTAAAGAAACCATGGAAAAGGCTGTTCAGTCAAGTGTGGAAGCTATGCGTGCTGCACTCACCAATGAGTATGAATCCAAACTTCAAACG GTAACTAGTTCACTTGAGGAGGCCAGATCTGAAATTATTGAATTGCAGAACCAGAGACAAGATTATGAAGATGTCATGAAGAAGGCTTTCATGCGGGGTGTCTGTGCACTGAATTTAGAGGCAATGAGCATGTTTCAGAGCAAAGATTTCAAACTTGACCAGG ttgGAAGTCAGCCTGGCCCATCAGTTAGATCAAGCATATTTCGTCAGCAGCAGGAGCAAGTAAACAGTGAAG tgcGAAGTCAGCTTCAGCCTGGCCTATCAACCAGATCCAGCACGTTTCGTCAGCAGCAGGAGCAAGTAGACAGTGACG GCCCATCAACCAGATCGAGCATATTTCGTCAGCAGCAGGAACAAGTAAACGGTGAAG TGAGAAATCAGCATACTCCTGGCCCGTCAAACAAACCGAGCATGTTTCGTCAGCAGCAGGAGCAAGTAAATGATGAAG tgcGAAATCCGTTCCTGCCTGGCCCATCAGTTAAATCAAGCATATTTCAGCAGCAGGAGCAAGGAGACGGGGAAG TGAGAAATCAGCTTCATCCTATCCCATCAAACAGACCGAGCGTGTTTCGTCAGCAGCAGGAGAAAGTAGACGGTGAAG TGAGAAATCAGCTTCATCCTGTCCCATCAAACAGACCGAGCGTGTTTCGTCAGCAGCAGGAGAAAGTAAACGGTGAAG tgaGAAATCCTCTTCAGCCTGCCCCATCAGTTAGATCAAGCATATTGCAGGAGCAGGAGCAAGTAATCGGTGAAG tgaGAAATCCTCTTCATCCTGTCCCATCAGTTAGATCAAGCATATttcaggagcaggagcaggagcaagTAGTCGGTGAAG tgaGAAATCAGCATACTCCTGGCCCATCAAACAGACCGAGCATGTTTCGTCAGCAGCAGGAGCAAGTAAATGATGAAG TAGTTGATCTACCAGAAAAAAGAGCAGAATCTGGTGCTGGCACTGGTGGACCTACAGCAAAATTTTCTTCATTTCAGCCTATGCCATCAATGTCCTCACTGCCACAACCACCACCTCATTTTGCTCCAACGATAGCTGGGTCTGCTCCTGCAGAAGATCTG TTTTCTTCTCACCAAGGCCATGCTGTAACATCCCAAACCAGATTAGACTCTGCTGCTGCAATAACCTGCGGTGCTGCGACAGGATCAGGCGCAAAGTGCATTGcaaaactg CCCATGACGAGGGTGGTGACATCTGCTCAACAAAAGCCTGGAAGGACAGTCACTGCGAAAATCACCGGTCGTTCAGATTTTTCAGGAAAGAATCGTATTTGCAGTAACTTAGATGTCTTGGGTGTTTCGCCTCCCATGAATTCTGTTGTGGTGGAGAAACATCATCCTGTCACTCAG
- the POC5 gene encoding centrosomal protein POC5 isoform X5 yields the protein MSSSEEKSASPVLPKDSDRGSSVSSDLQDEYEELLRYAVVTPKFEPSGLRQSDHMEDHQIPAGKRPGMSDYRHESAGVKWRCHGRTPELAAASRTTRIEVSASVKEAAHMDMERLCPIRSEETTSPGSSSSQRDLHGPCVTDISLSDDRVTHIESILDLWSGSLKTNVLTELRKWKLHFIEHHTLEMRQEREKHAADVRQLTNQMENLKELLHTYEISLGRKDEVIANLTHAIEKQKDRIELMKKFTKWRLQHFLNQQRAREQLCANRLADQLYKLGLLRKVWVIWRSSFNTKCKETMEKAVQSSVEAMRAALTNEYESKLQTVTSSLEEARSEIIELQNQRQDYEDVMKKAFMRGVCALNLEAMSMFQSKDFKLDQVGSQPGPSVRSSIFRQQQEQVNSEVRSQLQPGLSTRSSTFRQQQEQVDSDGPSTRSSIFRQQQEQVNGEVRNQHTPGPSNKPSMFRQQQEQVNDEVRNPFLPGPSVKSSIFQQQEQGDGEVRNQLHPIPSNRPSVFRQQQEKVDGEVRNQLHPVPSNRPSVFRQQQEKVNGEVRNPLQPAPSVRSSILQEQEQVIGEVRNQHTPGPSNRPSMFRQQQEQVNDEARNQLQPVPSVRSSIFQQQEQGDGEVVDLPEKRAESGAGTGGPTAKFSSFQPMPSMSSLPQPPPHFAPTIAGSAPAEDLFSSHQGHAVTSQTRLDSAAAITCGAATGSGAKCIAKLPMTRVVTSAQQKPGRTVTAKITGRSDFSGKNRICSNLDVLGVSPPMNSVVVEKHHPVTQQTISQAVAAKYPRTMHQSSNAIGVRHLGHNGKTPVQSHNNIQSIKVVE from the exons GATGAATATGAAGAGTTGCTTCGTTATGCAGTAGTTACCCCTAAGTTTGAGCCAAGTGGATTAAGACAATCAGATCATATGGAGGATCATCAGATACCTGCAG GAAAGAGGCCAGGAATGAGTGACTACAGGCATGAAAGTGCAGGAGTGAAATGGAGGTGCCATGGAAGAACCCCAGAACTTGCAGCAGCTAGTCGAACAACAAGGATAGAAG tttCAGCGTCCGTAAAGGAGGCAGCTCATATGGATATGGAAAGACTTTGCCCAATCCGTTCAGAAGAAACTACTTCACCAGGGTCCTCATCTAGTCAAAGAGATCTTCATGGTCCATGCGTAACTGACATAAGCCTTTCAGATGATAGAGTGACCCACATAGAGAGCATTCTTGATCTGTGGAGTGGCAGCCTTAAA ACTAATGTTTTGACTGAGCTGAGGAAATGGAAACTTCATTTTATTGAACATCATACCTTAGAGATGAGACAAGAAAGAGAAAAGCATGCAGCCGATGTGAGACAATTGACTAATCAGATGGAGAACTTGAAGGAATTGCTACATACATATGAAATTTCCTTAGGAAGAAAGGATGAG gtAATTGCAAATCTAACACATGCAATTGAGAAACAAAAGGACAGGATAGAGTTAATGAAAAAATTCACAAAATGGCGACTTCAGCATTTTTTGAACCAACAAAGGGCCAGAGAACAG TTGTGCGCAAACAGACTGGCTGATCAGCTGTATAAATTAGGCTTGTTGAGGAAAGTCTGGGTGATTTGGCGATCCAGCTTTAATACAAAATGTAAAGAAACCATGGAAAAGGCTGTTCAGTCAAGTGTGGAAGCTATGCGTGCTGCACTCACCAATGAGTATGAATCCAAACTTCAAACG GTAACTAGTTCACTTGAGGAGGCCAGATCTGAAATTATTGAATTGCAGAACCAGAGACAAGATTATGAAGATGTCATGAAGAAGGCTTTCATGCGGGGTGTCTGTGCACTGAATTTAGAGGCAATGAGCATGTTTCAGAGCAAAGATTTCAAACTTGACCAGG ttgGAAGTCAGCCTGGCCCATCAGTTAGATCAAGCATATTTCGTCAGCAGCAGGAGCAAGTAAACAGTGAAG tgcGAAGTCAGCTTCAGCCTGGCCTATCAACCAGATCCAGCACGTTTCGTCAGCAGCAGGAGCAAGTAGACAGTGACG GCCCATCAACCAGATCGAGCATATTTCGTCAGCAGCAGGAACAAGTAAACGGTGAAG TGAGAAATCAGCATACTCCTGGCCCGTCAAACAAACCGAGCATGTTTCGTCAGCAGCAGGAGCAAGTAAATGATGAAG tgcGAAATCCGTTCCTGCCTGGCCCATCAGTTAAATCAAGCATATTTCAGCAGCAGGAGCAAGGAGACGGGGAAG TGAGAAATCAGCTTCATCCTATCCCATCAAACAGACCGAGCGTGTTTCGTCAGCAGCAGGAGAAAGTAGACGGTGAAG TGAGAAATCAGCTTCATCCTGTCCCATCAAACAGACCGAGCGTGTTTCGTCAGCAGCAGGAGAAAGTAAACGGTGAAG tgaGAAATCCTCTTCAGCCTGCCCCATCAGTTAGATCAAGCATATTGCAGGAGCAGGAGCAAGTAATCGGTGAAG tgaGAAATCAGCATACTCCTGGCCCATCAAACAGACCGAGCATGTTTCGTCAGCAGCAGGAGCAAGTAAATGATGAAG cacGAAATCAGCTTCAGCCTGTCCCATCAGTTAGATCAAGCATATTTCAGCAGCAGGAGCAAGGAGACGGTGAAG TAGTTGATCTACCAGAAAAAAGAGCAGAATCTGGTGCTGGCACTGGTGGACCTACAGCAAAATTTTCTTCATTTCAGCCTATGCCATCAATGTCCTCACTGCCACAACCACCACCTCATTTTGCTCCAACGATAGCTGGGTCTGCTCCTGCAGAAGATCTG TTTTCTTCTCACCAAGGCCATGCTGTAACATCCCAAACCAGATTAGACTCTGCTGCTGCAATAACCTGCGGTGCTGCGACAGGATCAGGCGCAAAGTGCATTGcaaaactg CCCATGACGAGGGTGGTGACATCTGCTCAACAAAAGCCTGGAAGGACAGTCACTGCGAAAATCACCGGTCGTTCAGATTTTTCAGGAAAGAATCGTATTTGCAGTAACTTAGATGTCTTGGGTGTTTCGCCTCCCATGAATTCTGTTGTGGTGGAGAAACATCATCCTGTCACTCAG